The proteins below come from a single Candidatus Thermoplasmatota archaeon genomic window:
- the tdh gene encoding L-threonine 3-dehydrogenase, with translation MKALVKLAPIAGGTKLKLVAVPEVGYNEVLIKTKLVSICGTDLHIYNWDSWAQQHIKIPRIYGHEFAGIVTELGEGVTNLRKGDYVSGEGHLACGECYQCKTGSAHICINVKGLGIDTDGAFAEYLKLPSANVWKNAKGLKLEIASVQDPLGNAVHTVFSVDVVGKDVAIFGCGPTGLMAVAVCKFIGASKVYAVGRKNIYRLELAKKLGADMILKSEDAIKSILKDTDGKGVDVALEMAGSSEALNQALKVVRAGGQVAILGLYQKPVELDVSNDVVLKCIKLQGIYGRLMYDTWYRMKGLLQAGLNIKPIITHKFNFEDFEDAFKLANSGNCGKVILELK, from the coding sequence ATGAAAGCTTTAGTTAAATTAGCGCCTATAGCTGGTGGTACAAAACTCAAATTGGTAGCAGTTCCAGAAGTTGGTTACAATGAAGTGCTAATAAAGACCAAGCTAGTATCTATTTGCGGGACTGACTTGCATATTTACAATTGGGATTCTTGGGCTCAGCAACATATAAAAATTCCTAGAATTTACGGACACGAATTTGCAGGTATTGTTACAGAGCTTGGTGAAGGAGTAACGAATTTAAGAAAAGGCGACTATGTCTCAGGTGAAGGTCATTTAGCATGTGGCGAATGCTACCAGTGCAAGACAGGCTCAGCGCATATTTGCATAAATGTTAAAGGTTTAGGCATTGATACTGACGGAGCTTTTGCAGAATATTTGAAATTACCTTCAGCAAATGTATGGAAGAATGCCAAAGGACTCAAGCTAGAAATTGCTTCTGTACAAGACCCTTTAGGTAACGCAGTTCATACCGTATTCTCAGTAGATGTAGTAGGAAAAGATGTTGCTATCTTCGGCTGCGGGCCTACAGGATTAATGGCTGTAGCGGTATGCAAGTTTATAGGCGCTAGCAAAGTATATGCAGTAGGCAGAAAGAATATTTATCGTTTAGAATTAGCTAAAAAATTAGGCGCCGATATGATACTGAAGTCTGAAGATGCGATTAAAAGTATTCTTAAAGACACGGATGGCAAAGGAGTAGACGTAGCTTTAGAAATGGCTGGAAGTAGCGAGGCTTTAAATCAAGCCTTAAAAGTAGTTAGAGCTGGAGGGCAAGTAGCAATTTTAGGGCTCTATCAGAAGCCTGTAGAGCTCGATGTCTCTAACGATGTAGTTCTAAAATGTATTAAGCTCCAAGGAATCTATGGGCGTTTGATGTACGATACATGGTATAGAATGAAAGGCTTGCTTCAAGCAGGTTTGAATATAAAGCCCATTATCACTCATAAATTTAACTTTGAAGATTTTGAAGATGCTTTTAAGTTAGCTAACTCAGGCAATTGTGGAAAAGTAATTTTAGAACTAAAGTAG
- a CDS encoding glycine C-acetyltransferase, which produces MKSQTAFLKEEYEELVRKDWDWKLLTLESASDARTVINGKEVVMLCSNNYLGLCNNPKLKEAAIKATEKYGVGSGAVRPIAGTMTLHSELEDKIAEFKRTEAALYYQSGFVANSGLIPQLVDKGDIIISDELNHGSIIDGVRLSRAERMVYPHKDMAGLEKCLKESQDKHRRILVISDGVFSMDGDIAPLPEIVKLAEKYHAISYIDDAHGDGVLGENGRGISAHFHLEGKVDVEMGTFSKAFGTVGGYIAGSKDLRNFALNKSRTWLLSGSMPPGVVASSIRALEIIEEEPERIRKLWENTRYFKKELQALGLDTGISETPITPVIVGESKLAKELSKLLFENGVYGYPIVFPMVARDKARIRTIVTAAHTKEDLNFALNAFEKCCKELKII; this is translated from the coding sequence ATGAAGTCTCAAACTGCCTTCCTAAAAGAGGAATATGAAGAGCTTGTGAGGAAAGACTGGGATTGGAAACTTCTAACTTTAGAGAGTGCCAGTGATGCTAGAACTGTAATTAATGGCAAAGAAGTGGTAATGCTCTGCTCTAATAACTACTTAGGACTTTGCAACAATCCCAAACTAAAGGAAGCTGCTATTAAAGCAACTGAAAAATACGGCGTAGGTAGCGGTGCAGTGCGCCCTATCGCAGGAACAATGACTTTGCATTCAGAGCTAGAAGATAAAATTGCTGAGTTTAAGCGTACAGAGGCTGCCCTTTACTACCAGTCTGGCTTTGTAGCTAATTCGGGATTAATACCGCAACTCGTAGATAAAGGTGATATCATAATAAGCGACGAGCTAAATCACGGGAGTATCATTGATGGAGTAAGGCTAAGCAGAGCTGAAAGAATGGTGTATCCTCATAAAGATATGGCTGGCTTGGAAAAATGCTTAAAAGAATCTCAAGATAAACATAGAAGAATACTAGTTATTTCAGATGGCGTTTTCAGTATGGACGGCGATATTGCGCCTTTACCTGAAATTGTAAAGCTTGCTGAAAAATACCACGCTATAAGTTATATAGACGATGCCCATGGCGATGGCGTATTGGGCGAAAACGGTAGAGGAATCAGCGCCCATTTCCATTTAGAAGGTAAAGTAGACGTAGAAATGGGTACATTTTCAAAAGCATTCGGAACTGTAGGAGGTTATATAGCTGGGAGTAAGGATTTAAGAAACTTTGCACTTAACAAATCCAGGACTTGGTTACTCTCAGGCTCTATGCCACCAGGAGTTGTTGCCTCTTCTATCAGAGCTTTAGAAATTATAGAAGAAGAGCCTGAACGCATTAGAAAACTCTGGGAAAATACTAGATATTTTAAAAAAGAGCTTCAAGCTCTAGGATTAGATACAGGCATTAGTGAAACGCCTATCACGCCTGTAATTGTAGGTGAGAGCAAATTAGCAAAGGAATTGAGTAAGTTATTATTTGAAAACGGTGTCTACGGCTATCCAATAGTATTCCCAATGGTTGCAAGGGACAAAGCAAGAATAAGGACTATAGTTACTGCTGCGCATACCAAAGAAGATTTAAATTTTGCATTAAATGCTTTTGAGAAATGCTGTAAAGAGCTAAAGATTATATGA
- a CDS encoding 4Fe-4S binding protein → MKYDNSKCMHCAGCAAVCPSNAITAYETFITIAEELCNKCEACVKICPVGALSL, encoded by the coding sequence ATGAAGTACGACAATTCTAAATGCATGCACTGCGCAGGCTGCGCTGCGGTATGCCCTTCAAATGCAATTACTGCGTACGAGACTTTCATAACTATAGCAGAAGAGCTTTGTAACAAATGTGAAGCCTGTGTAAAAATATGTCCAGTAGGAGCTCTAAGTTTGTGA
- a CDS encoding NAD(P)/FAD-dependent oxidoreductase, with product MSNSCDIAVIGGGVSGAAAALEASKYARVTVIERKPELGSPVKCGECVSEKVLEKYELESSNLRKLNKIKFFVGSKEFVFSLPANFCVVDKSELQKIIIKRALKSDNCSLILGKLVDGLAEDGIKIQGKKIKSKIIIACDGIESKIAKCAGIDTRISSEDVGACIQYLAVTEQEHDSLEVYFDNYPGYAWLFPKTNDIANVGVGVLGNCPKVKETAENFIAKRFGNLRALKVTTGAVPVALPKEVYKNNILLAGDAARLVNPLSGAGIQNALLSGKLAGAIAGRCISEDLPLEYLKNYELICKSKIYPRLKLGYKLRKFIASKPLKLARIFALAKFLPKLWLKIFIDTIYYKDINERNPSGKEN from the coding sequence GTGAGTAATTCTTGCGATATTGCTGTTATAGGTGGAGGCGTTAGCGGCGCAGCAGCTGCTTTAGAAGCTTCTAAGTATGCAAGAGTTACAGTTATTGAGAGGAAGCCTGAGTTAGGCAGCCCTGTAAAATGCGGTGAGTGCGTTAGCGAAAAAGTACTTGAAAAATACGAGTTGGAAAGCTCTAATTTGAGAAAACTAAACAAAATAAAATTTTTCGTAGGATCCAAAGAGTTTGTTTTTTCATTACCAGCTAATTTTTGCGTAGTTGACAAATCAGAGCTCCAGAAAATAATTATCAAAAGAGCTTTAAAATCGGACAACTGTAGTTTAATTTTGGGTAAGCTCGTTGACGGGCTAGCAGAAGATGGAATTAAAATACAAGGTAAAAAAATCAAATCTAAGATTATTATTGCATGCGATGGTATAGAATCTAAAATTGCAAAATGCGCAGGTATTGATACAAGAATAAGTTCTGAGGACGTTGGTGCGTGCATCCAATATTTAGCGGTAACTGAGCAAGAACATGATTCTCTTGAAGTATATTTTGATAACTATCCGGGCTATGCATGGCTCTTCCCTAAAACTAATGATATTGCAAATGTTGGGGTAGGAGTTTTAGGCAATTGTCCTAAAGTAAAAGAAACTGCAGAAAATTTTATAGCTAAAAGATTCGGCAATTTAAGAGCGCTAAAAGTAACAACAGGCGCTGTTCCTGTAGCACTGCCAAAAGAGGTTTATAAAAACAATATTTTACTTGCTGGCGATGCAGCTAGATTGGTTAATCCGCTTAGCGGTGCAGGTATACAGAATGCATTGCTTTCAGGCAAACTTGCAGGCGCTATAGCAGGTAGATGCATTTCAGAAGATTTACCTTTAGAATATTTGAAAAATTACGAGTTAATATGTAAGAGCAAAATCTATCCCAGACTAAAGTTAGGCTATAAACTAAGAAAATTTATTGCTAGTAAACCTTTGAAATTAGCTAGAATTTTTGCACTTGCCAAATTTCTGCCTAAACTATGGCTGAAAATATTTATCGATACAATCTATTACAAAGATATTAATGAAAGAAATCCTTCAGGGAAAGAAAACTGA
- the thiL gene encoding thiamine-phosphate kinase, protein MKLKYIGERKLVKSISEVTNTDISDDCAFIEFGRNYIVVTTDLINEKTHIPKGSTPYQIGWHLVAINLSDLAAKGAKPVGLLTAIGIPKDYELNFLKSLVKGMIACARKFNTEIIGGDTKENDILTICGTAVGIVKKEEAMPRKGARVGDIVCVTGKLGRAGIALYKSIPSKVLAFNPRLKEGLALAKTGAVTSCMDISDGLATSLYQLSELNKVGFELYYDKIPIVKSAKRLAIEEFALYSGGDYELLATLKKQKLRVAVEAVKKVGGTLTPIGAVTKDKEIVLVKGALKVAIENRGYEHFV, encoded by the coding sequence ATGAAACTCAAATATATAGGTGAGCGCAAACTCGTAAAGAGCATTTCTGAAGTAACGAATACTGATATTAGTGACGATTGCGCTTTTATAGAGTTTGGTAGGAATTATATTGTAGTTACAACAGATCTGATAAATGAAAAAACGCATATTCCTAAAGGCTCTACACCTTATCAGATAGGCTGGCATTTAGTTGCAATAAATTTAAGTGACTTAGCTGCTAAAGGAGCTAAGCCTGTAGGGTTATTAACAGCGATTGGCATACCAAAAGATTACGAATTAAATTTTTTAAAAAGCCTCGTAAAAGGTATGATAGCATGTGCTAGAAAATTTAATACAGAAATAATCGGTGGCGATACTAAAGAAAACGATATTCTTACAATTTGCGGTACAGCTGTTGGAATTGTGAAAAAGGAAGAGGCAATGCCCCGTAAAGGTGCGCGTGTTGGCGATATTGTCTGCGTTACAGGTAAACTTGGAAGAGCAGGTATAGCACTTTATAAATCAATCCCATCTAAAGTGCTTGCCTTCAATCCCAGACTGAAAGAAGGCTTAGCGCTTGCGAAAACTGGAGCTGTAACTTCATGTATGGATATTTCAGATGGATTAGCTACGTCACTTTATCAGCTTAGCGAACTTAATAAGGTAGGTTTCGAGCTTTATTACGATAAAATACCTATCGTTAAGAGCGCAAAAAGATTAGCTATTGAGGAGTTTGCTCTTTATAGCGGTGGCGACTACGAGCTGCTAGCTACTTTAAAGAAGCAAAAGCTTAGAGTTGCTGTAGAAGCTGTAAAGAAAGTTGGTGGAACACTAACGCCAATTGGAGCAGTCACAAAAGATAAAGAGATTGTTTTAGTGAAAGGAGCTCTTAAAGTAGCTATAGAAAATAGAGGTTACGAGCATTTCGTTTAA